In the genome of Mytilus edulis chromosome 3, xbMytEdul2.2, whole genome shotgun sequence, one region contains:
- the LOC139516393 gene encoding cytoplasmic dynein 2 light intermediate chain 1-like, whose translation MSKGLEKSLWDVAIQESNESKAEGATGEESSVFIVGAKNSGKTSIVLRFLDRDEAPKPTVALEYTFGRRAKGHNIAKDVGHIWELGGGTWLSKLMDVPLNPSSLSHTAVAIVIDLSKPKEIWYNLETLLNSAKSRLNTVIEEMKSEDPSIKDRLTKQAWERVGADHPDKNLMNPFLVPLIIIGGKYDLFQEFGSEERKVICKTLRFLAHTHGATLQFFSIKQETLVTKMKGLLSSNLFGTTANKTLQTDHNKPIMAPAGLDSLQQIGSPPLSEKDIGRISAKNPIELWKHAFAGFFPPESTSNPAIVDDPSKDPQYSEPNIDSLRSQKDEELERYRRLCERKAREAQRSYGKAYA comes from the exons ctgAAGGTGCTACTGGAGAAGAATCATCAGTGTTTATTGTAGGAGCAAAAAATTCA GGAAAGACTTCCATAGTTCTTCGTTTCTTAGACAG aGATGAGGCACCAAAACCAACTGTAGCTCTAGAATACACATTTGGACGCAGAGCAAAGGGGCATAATATT gcaAAAGATGTTGGACATATATGGGAGCTTGGAGGAGGAACATGGTTGTCTAAACTAATGGATGTTCCACTTAATCCATCATCACTAAG TCACACAGCAGTAGCTATTGTAATTGATCTGTCCAAACCTAAAGAGATATGGTACAACCTAGAAACACTCCTGAACTCTGCAAAGTCTAGACTAAATACAGTTATAGAGGAAATGAAATCTGAGGATCCCAGTATCAAAGATAGATTGACAAAACAAGCGTGGGAAAGAGTAGGGGCAGACCACCCA GATAAAAACTTGATGAACCCCTTCTTGGTACCTCTTATTATAATTGGTGGAAAATATGACTTATTTCAG GAGTTTGGTTCAGAAGAGAGAAAAGTGATCTGTAAAACACTTAGGTTTTTAGCCCACACTCATGGAGCTACATTACAA tttttcagtATAAAACAGGAAACATTAGTTACAAAAATGAAAGGACTACTTAGTAGTAATCTGTTTGGCACAACAGCAAA CAAAACATTACAGACAGACCACAATAAACCAATAATGGCACCTGCTGGGTTAGATTCATTACAACAAATAG GTTCACCACCATTGTCAGAGAAAGATATTGGTAGAATTAGTGCAAA GAATCCAATAGAATTATGGAAGCATGCTTTTGCTGGATTCTTCCCACCAGAG AGCACATCAAATCCAGCTATAGTAGATGATCCATCAAAAGATCCACAGTATTCAGAACCCAATATAGACTCCCTCAGATCTCAGAAAGATGAG GAATTGGAGAGATATCGACGATTGTGTGAAAGAAAAGCGAGGGAAGCACAAAGATCCTACGGAAAAGCATATGCTTAG